A stretch of DNA from Pseudopipra pipra isolate bDixPip1 chromosome 1, bDixPip1.hap1, whole genome shotgun sequence:
CTCTGAAATCATAcctttaattattattaaaattaattaatcagcatttatgataaaaatatttagcttGTTAGCCATTTGCCTGCTATGGTGATGGCCATAGTAGAATTTTAATTATTGTAGCTTCAATCAAATAGAACTCAAGCACAGAGAGCAATCTCTTTATAGAGACCACTTCTTAACCtgtttttaaacactttttcttATCATTCTtgctgcttgcttttttttttcttttttccctgagacAGGCAGGGTAACAGATTGGAACAATTGTcatcttcttccctttctcGTTTCAGATGTAACCCTGTGTGAGGAGGCTATGTTCAGGTTTGCTGTTCCTACCCATCTCACACCTAACTGGCTGAACATACTGGCAGACAGTTTGCCTGGGACAAAGGTTAGCACAGAAAATATTGAAAGGATTAAACAAAGACACAGCCCTCAAGAGCAGACCTTCCAGCTTTTGAAATTATGGAAACAGCAGAACAAAGAACAGGATATGGTCAAGAAGATTATTCAAGGTATCTTACTGTGATAGCATGTGTGTTAAAAGCACCCttttaaatggcattttaaaaattgcctGGGATCAAATACCTCCTGGTGATGTGTTATGCTTGGAGCAAGGCCTGCAGGGCTTGACTGAGGTTTATTGATGCAGTAAGAGCAGTGAAgttgaggggaagcaggaagagAATTCAACTTCTCCTGATCAGTTGAGGACTGAATTCTTCTCATTGTAGTTGTGTGTTGGGACTGTGTGTTGTGCCATGACCAAGATCCCCTTTTAAGACTCCACAATATATGAAGAATCTTGTTAAAGTGAGTCAGGTGTTTCCCACTGTTAGATATGAGCAGTGGTTGTTGAGGTTAGAGGGAGCTGGATGCCTGCAACTGAAGTGCAGCTACTTTTCTATAAAAGTGTTTGGGACTAGGACATCTGTTCACAGGGTGGGGGCACATGGGAGTGAGAAATACACAGGCAggctttcccttctttttcccttctggtACCTGTTTGCCATACTGATTCTCTGCTTTGTTTGTGCTGAATCTACTAAGACAGGTTTCAAAGGTGAAATAGTGCTGCAATGTTAACACCAAGGTTTTTACAACAGTCAGGTCAGCTCTTCTCATGTAAGGCACCATCAACAGCCACCACATTCAAATGACATTTGTCCACTCAGAATAGATTTGAAAAAGGCTGTAGAAATGTTTGTCACCCCTCTGCTATTTAGTATGTGTGTTTATGTCACACTGTGAAGTGTCTAGAGTACTTCAAAGCCCAAAATTACTATTTTAGCAAAGCTTGCCTAGACATTTCTGAAGGGACTAAGCAAAATTTTCATTCACTGGAACCAAATATTACGAGTTCTATCACAGACACACAACATTTTACAGGACAGATGACACAACTCTATAGCAATAAATACTTGCTATGAAGTTTGTTTGTAATTTGGAGTTTTTGTATCTGCAAAGTTAATTAAATTCTTaagtattttttcataattGGACCCTAAAAAAGCAAACCTGAGagaattatttgaaataaagaaaaaaaaatttggaaggGAATATTCACCTTGGAATTTTGGAAGGTTTTTTGCAGGCCATGGTAAAGTTTAATGGGCTGTATTtacctctcttttctttttgctttctctagATATTGATCATTGTGAAAACAGTGTCTTAAAGCACATTGGCCACCCAAACCTCACCTTTGAACACCTCAACATGCTGATGGCAAGTTTACCAGGCAAGAAAGTGGGAAAAGAAGATGTTGAACGCACAACGAAATTGTGTCAACCCACAGAGCAAGTCCTGAAGCTTCTCAATCTGTGGAGAATAAAGAATGGCGACCAAGACACCATTAAAGGTTTAATGTATGGACTGAAGCACTTGAAAACATACCACTTTCCAAAACGAACCATCCAAAGTCTGAAGAAGGTGGTTAAGTTTCTTCACAGATTTACAATGTATAGATTATACCAGAAACTCTTCTTAGAAATGGTAGGGAACCAACTGAAATCTGTGAAAGTAAGATGTGTCTAACtcaagatatttttcatttccactgACTATTTTTCCCCAATTACTGCCAGCAGTAATTAAACTGGAACGTTGTTTCACCACATTATATTTTACTATTTATAGAAATGCCTGACTGGAATAGTTCTAAGTCTTCTGCAGTGGttctggagtttttttctttaataaaaatcacttttgtAAAAGCTTTTAACCTGTTGATAACACTAAGAGCCTGATTCTGCATTTTTGCACATTCAGTGTTGAAAAGTCCCACTATAGTCACTAGATGAGAAAGGAATGCTGGACCAGGCTCTATTCCAGTATTTGCTATTTATATTCTTCAAGgaataaacattttttgttgtacatatttattaaattaaatggaAACTGTATGAGACTGAATTttagaaagagaaatgaaaagcacACTGTATATTTTCTAGTTAAACAAAAATGATTCCATatatttttctgataaaaattTTGTAGCATGCCCTAAGAGTTATTAATTTCcttatattttgtatttaaaaaaagtattattgCTTAGTTTTATTTGTATAAGTTGTGGTATCTTTTGGTAAGGATGTTTTAATTTATCCAATGATTTTAACTCAAATACAGTGAAAATATAGTGCAAGTGAcctgaatatttaaatattctgtGAGGAAGTGAATGTACCATATTTAAGAAGCTGGATTTTTATATAGAATTTCATAATcttattttataaaacaattAAATTTTTCAGTTTACTTTTTGACTGGTGTTTTGCTCTTGACTCTGAAGTAGGACCTAATAACAAAGACAGACTGTGTGGATTTTGCACCTTATCTTGGGCTTGGCTTTCTGCTACTCCCTGTCTGGTCTAGTAGTTAATATGTGAACTGAGTAAATATTGACCAGCACTGGATTCTCATAGTCACTGCAAAGGTGTAAATGAAGGCAAAAAGTGTTAAAGGTTCCAGTTCAGAAGACCCAGGTGGTTTTGATACGACCGATTACAACTCCATAGACACATTTGGCCCAGCAACACTCTTGGCCCCGTGTCATTCTTGGAGAGCTCACAACCTTTGCCCTAACCACAGCTTGTAATTTCATGGAGGAAAGATGATGCATGGCCCTGACGGGCTTGGAAAGCCTCACATATTGCCGCTATGTTTAAAGGAAGAGAGCACAGAGAGGTCACATAAGAAAAATAGTCATCTACCATTTCCCTCAGCTACAGAAGGAGACACCTACAAAGCCTCGGGCCCCATGAAAACAGAACAGAGATTGTCTGACTGCTGTTATCAAAAGCTAACGGTAATTTAGGGACCAGTAGTCATTCACAGTGCAAGCCAAAGGCCTCAGCGGCTGCAGAGAAAGACTGTACTCttgattgtttttctttaaaccaTGTGAACAGAGCTTGAATattcaacatatttttttcgttgtgtaaaggaagaaaaagccgTCAGCATTTACTCTTGTATGACAAATATTCTTGTATTACAGATGAGAGGATCTTAAGCAAAGAATGAGAAACAGATTCCTGCTTGATATGATAGGTGCTCATCAGAAGTGCTCTCCTTATAGACTACAAATAGGACatattcctttaaaatactTGGGTTTCATTTTTCATTGAATTCTCACATCACTTTTTGTATCAAAAGGAATAAGCTCCCTTTTAAATTTCACGTTCTATTAGCATCTCATTTATCAGTGTAGCTGAGAAATGGTCctgaacacacaaaaaattCCCAGTTTTGTCTTGAttcatttgaaataatttatgcCCTTTTACAGCAGAAAATGGTTCTACATATAATTAAAGGTTTATAACAGAATCTCAAATTTCAAAAATAGATACTAGATGTTTCCACGACTCTGCCAGATATGGAGGTTTGGGGTGTTCTAGGTGTTAAAATGAGAATAATGATCTTATTGGCAGCAAAATAAAGAGGATCCCACACACCTTGTAAACAATACCATGTTGATCCTTTCAAGGTATACAAAAATTTTGCAGTTAATAGTATAGTTATGGTATCAAGTAGTAACATAGTTAAAAAATGTATCACAGACCTATTGGCTGGAGAAAAACACAATTGCTTCCCAGTACATGgtactgtttttaatttatacatttatacTTCTATATTGCAAGAAGTTATATGTGACTCTCATTTTAAATGATACAATATTTGTGGTCCTTCAGGAATGACAACAATGAAGAAAGAGTTTGAAGCCAGAGACTATAGTTTATTCTACAACTACCATGTGAATATGCTATACTTCACTATAGCAGAGTATGGCCTGGACTGGATTTCCTGGGAAACTTCAGCATTTTACTATTACCTGTGCCTtttaaaataggatttttttccccctaaacaGAAAATTACACTTGTTTAATGAATTATACCTGTTAAAGCTGATTCAGTTAATTAGTGCTCAGGTAGACTCTTCTCAGACAGTTTGTTCCTCATTTATCAGTTCAGCTTCCCTTAGCTGGAATGACTCAAACACTTCACATCCTGAGCAGGCAACACTTAAACTATTCCCTTCCCCAAAGACCTTCCAGCCCAAAATAGCCAAGACAAACAAAAGTGAGACCCAGGATAATGAGGGAGAGAGTGAGGCAAACAGAAAGTGGGAGGACTGCTTGGAAAAAatgtgggtttgggggtggtAGCTTGTTTTTCAAGGAaggctgcaggaggaagaaagaggtGTGCAATGAGCAGCAGGTAGGAGAGGTGTCCCTGTGTTTTTCCCAGAGGAaatgctgctgtgggcaggtgcaggtgaggggaaggaaggaggtgTGAGGACTAGGGACAACCAACCAGAGCTAGGCCTTGGGAGTGACTTGAAGGGTGATTCTGTGCTCACAGTGCCCTGACCTGCCAGGGTACCATTGcctgctctcctcccagcctggctgatgACCAGACTCCAAGAAAGGCAAATGTTTTGCCAGCCCCTGGCTAGAGGAGAGGCCACCCTTGCCTTAGggtggaaaggaggagaggaacagggaagcaggaggagtgtgctgcctctgctgccccagccaggggcaggaTTTGTTGTGCCCTTTCAGCTTCTCTTTCgatgagagaaaggaaaagtagTTTCAGGAATATTTGACAGAGATAGTGAGACAGACTTTAAGTCAGATTCTTCAGCTATTGTCTGTCCAGCTGTTCTCTCAAAGAGTGGAAACAGCTATCCAAAAGTACCATGAGTTTAAACCAAATCTTAGGATTCAAAAATCTTCTACAACCCtgctttttagaattttttttttatatgtactTGTTCTCCATCAAGGCAGTCCTTGGGTCCCAGAAAATACACTATGTTTTGGAATATGGGAGAAATTAAAGAACAAACTAGATACTAAGCTCTGTAATAATCTTTTTTCTACACTGTGCATGTCACCAAGCACAATAGATTCCTGGTCCCTGACCCATGGATGCTCTCATAGTAAAATCAAAAGAATAG
This window harbors:
- the TNFRSF11B gene encoding tumor necrosis factor receptor superfamily member 11B isoform X2, which encodes MNKFLCCTLVLLDISVKWTIQVDSPPKYRHYDPGTSRQLLCDQCPPGSYVKQHCTATSPTQCAPCPDQYYTEEWNSHDECQYCSTVCKELQYVKQECTSTQNRVCECVQGRYLELEFCLKHTECPPGFGVAQPGTPESDTVCERCPEGFFSNETSSKAVCLKHTNCSALGFKITLKGNEVRDNICQENKDITPQKCGIDVTLCEEAMFRFAVPTHLTPNWLNILADSLPGTKVSTENIERIKQRHSPQEQTFQLLKLWKQQNKEQDMVKKIIQDIDHCENSVLKHIGHPNLTFEHLNMLMASLPGKKVGKEDVERTTKLCQPTEQVLKLLNLWRIKNGDQDTIKGLMYGLKHLKTYHFPKRTIQSLKKVVKFLHRFTMYRLYQKLFLEMVGNQLKSVKVRCV